A genomic segment from Streptosporangium roseum DSM 43021 encodes:
- a CDS encoding enoyl-CoA hydratase family protein encodes MGITLHGGGPVAEVVVEVPPVNALTVSGWFELARAVREAGHDPGTRAVVLRAEGRGFNAGVDVKEMQATPGHAALVGANRGCFAAFAAVYECEVPVIAAVHGFCLGGGVGLAGNADIVVASEDAYFGLPEVDRGALGAATHLARLVPQHLMRAMVYTCRNVTAAELHAFGSVLEVVPRDKLRDAAFEVASVIAGKDPYVIRRAKESLNGIDPIDVRRSYRFEQGFTFELNLMGAGDRHREAFVSGTDGTPGEEAR; translated from the coding sequence ATGGGAATCACTCTGCATGGCGGCGGACCGGTCGCCGAGGTGGTCGTGGAGGTGCCCCCGGTCAACGCGTTGACCGTCTCGGGCTGGTTCGAGCTGGCGCGGGCCGTGCGGGAGGCCGGGCACGACCCCGGCACCCGCGCCGTGGTGCTGCGCGCGGAGGGGCGGGGATTCAACGCCGGGGTGGACGTCAAGGAGATGCAGGCCACCCCCGGGCACGCCGCGCTGGTCGGGGCCAACCGGGGGTGCTTCGCGGCGTTCGCGGCGGTGTACGAGTGCGAGGTCCCCGTGATCGCCGCCGTGCACGGGTTCTGCCTGGGGGGCGGCGTCGGGCTGGCGGGCAACGCCGACATCGTCGTGGCCAGCGAGGACGCCTACTTCGGCCTGCCGGAGGTGGACCGCGGCGCGCTGGGCGCGGCCACCCATCTGGCCCGGCTGGTCCCCCAGCACCTGATGCGCGCCATGGTCTACACCTGCCGCAACGTCACCGCCGCCGAGCTGCACGCCTTCGGCTCGGTGCTGGAGGTCGTCCCCCGCGACAAGCTGCGCGACGCCGCCTTCGAGGTCGCCTCCGTGATCGCCGGCAAGGACCCCTACGTCATCCGCCGGGCCAAGGAGTCGCTGAACGGCATCGACCCGATCGACGTCAGGCGCAGCTACCGGTTCGAGCAGGGCTTCACCTTCGAGCTCAACCTGATGGGCGCCGGCGACAGGCACCGCGAGGCGTTCGTCTCCGGGACGGACGGGACACCGGGCGAGGAGGCGCGATGA
- a CDS encoding SDR family oxidoreductase translates to MRISYDYAGSVVLVTGGTKGLGAGIAGAFLAAGAQVVVCARKEPSALPAGVGFVAADVRDPAEVDRMIGEIEERHGRLDTVVNNAGGSPYAPLAGTSPRLHARIVELNLTAPLLVAQRAHPLLDAAGGSVVMIGSSSGTRPSPGTSAYGAAKAGLHHLAACLAAEWAPRVRVNTVVVGLAETESAAGHYGGPEGVRRMGATIPAGRMALPGDVAGACLWLAAPGYVTGAEILLHGGGEIPAWREIASGHGG, encoded by the coding sequence ATGCGGATCTCCTACGACTACGCCGGGTCGGTCGTGCTGGTGACCGGCGGGACCAAGGGGCTGGGCGCGGGCATCGCCGGGGCCTTCCTGGCGGCCGGGGCCCAGGTGGTCGTGTGCGCGCGCAAGGAGCCGTCGGCGCTGCCCGCGGGTGTCGGGTTCGTCGCCGCCGACGTGCGGGACCCGGCGGAGGTGGACCGGATGATCGGGGAGATCGAGGAGCGGCACGGGCGGCTCGACACGGTGGTCAACAACGCGGGCGGCTCGCCGTACGCGCCGCTGGCCGGGACCTCGCCGCGGCTGCACGCCCGGATCGTCGAACTCAACCTGACCGCCCCGCTGCTGGTCGCCCAGCGCGCCCACCCGCTCCTGGACGCGGCCGGCGGGTCGGTCGTCATGATCGGCAGTTCGAGCGGCACGCGCCCCTCGCCCGGCACCTCCGCCTACGGCGCCGCCAAGGCCGGCCTGCACCATCTGGCCGCCTGCCTGGCCGCCGAGTGGGCGCCGCGCGTCCGCGTCAACACGGTGGTCGTCGGGCTCGCCGAGACCGAGAGCGCGGCCGGCCACTACGGCGGGCCCGAAGGTGTCAGGCGGATGGGCGCCACCATCCCCGCGGGCCGGATGGCCCTGCCCGGGGACGTGGCCGGGGCGTGCCTGTGGCTGGCCGCCCCCGGCTACGTGACCGGGGCCGAGATCCTCCTGCATGGCGGCGGCGAGATCCCCGCCTGGAGGGAGATCGCGTCTGGACACGGCGGGTGA
- a CDS encoding SDR family oxidoreductase encodes MSGICDGRVVIVTGAGRGIGREHALEFAKQGAKVVVNDLGTGPGGDGRSGGPALEVVEEIRDLGGRAVANSDDVADWEGAERLVKVALSAYGRLDVLVNNAGFVRDRMLVSMTEQEWDEVIRVHLKGHFLPLRHAGAHWRERAKADGPVDARVINTSSGAGLLGSVGQGNYAAAKAGIAALTQVAAAELGRYGVTVNAIAPAARTRMTEEVFAATMARPEGGFDAMDPANVAPLVAWLGSAASAHVTGRVFEVEGGAVSLADGWRHGPRVDRGARWEPTEIGAAVAKLLSEAAEPEPVYGA; translated from the coding sequence ATGAGCGGTATCTGCGACGGACGTGTGGTGATCGTGACCGGGGCCGGGCGCGGCATCGGGCGGGAACACGCCCTGGAGTTCGCCAAACAGGGGGCGAAGGTCGTGGTCAACGACCTCGGCACCGGGCCCGGGGGGGACGGCCGGTCCGGCGGGCCCGCGCTGGAGGTGGTCGAGGAGATCCGCGACCTGGGAGGCCGGGCGGTGGCCAACAGCGACGACGTCGCCGACTGGGAGGGCGCGGAGCGGCTGGTCAAGGTGGCGCTGAGCGCCTACGGGCGGCTGGACGTGCTGGTGAACAACGCCGGGTTCGTCCGTGACCGGATGCTCGTCTCGATGACCGAGCAGGAGTGGGACGAGGTGATCCGGGTCCACCTCAAGGGCCACTTCCTGCCGCTGCGGCACGCCGGGGCGCACTGGCGGGAGCGGGCGAAGGCGGACGGGCCCGTGGACGCCCGCGTGATCAACACCTCCTCCGGGGCCGGATTGCTCGGCAGCGTCGGACAGGGCAACTACGCCGCGGCCAAGGCGGGCATCGCGGCCCTCACCCAGGTGGCCGCCGCCGAGCTCGGCCGCTACGGCGTCACGGTGAACGCGATCGCCCCGGCCGCGCGGACCCGGATGACCGAGGAGGTCTTCGCCGCGACGATGGCCAGGCCCGAAGGCGGGTTCGACGCCATGGACCCGGCCAACGTGGCGCCACTGGTGGCCTGGCTCGGCTCGGCCGCCTCCGCCCACGTCACTGGGCGGGTGTTCGAGGTCGAGGGAGGCGCCGTCTCGCTGGCCGACGGCTGGCGGCACGGCCCCCGCGTGGACAGGGGCGCCCGCTGGGAGCCCACCGAGATCGGCGCGGCGGTCGCGAAACTCCTGAGCGAGGCGGCCGAGCCGGAGCCGGTCTACGGGGCGTAG
- a CDS encoding SigE family RNA polymerase sigma factor: MHPDQQREFAEFVASRSDSLIRLAYVLTNDQHAAEDLLQTALMKTAGHWRKIRGNPEAYVRRVMYHEQVGRWRSPRWGRERVVQALPEQAIADRTGEVETRLTLQQALRTLPVRKRAVLVLRYYEDLSESEVAKIMGCSVGTVRSQTHQAVVRLRELVGEPITLEA, translated from the coding sequence TTGCATCCCGACCAACAACGCGAATTCGCCGAATTCGTGGCCAGCCGATCGGACAGCCTGATCAGGCTCGCCTACGTCCTGACCAACGACCAGCACGCCGCCGAGGACCTGCTGCAGACGGCGCTGATGAAGACCGCCGGACATTGGCGGAAAATCCGCGGCAATCCCGAGGCCTACGTGCGGCGGGTGATGTACCACGAGCAGGTCGGCCGCTGGCGAAGTCCCCGCTGGGGCCGCGAACGGGTGGTCCAGGCACTCCCCGAGCAGGCGATCGCCGACCGCACCGGCGAGGTCGAGACCCGCCTCACCCTGCAACAGGCGCTGCGCACCCTGCCGGTGCGCAAACGCGCGGTCCTGGTGCTGCGCTACTACGAGGACCTTTCCGAATCGGAGGTCGCGAAGATCATGGGCTGCTCGGTGGGAACCGTGCGCAGCCAGACCCATCAGGCGGTCGTCCGGCTCCGCGAGCTGGTCGGCGAACCCATCACCCTGGAGGCCTGA
- a CDS encoding DUF397 domain-containing protein, with product MNFSQATWRKSSLSQGTTDNCVEVALVSDLVAVRDSKDPGGPKLVFSSAGWAAFLGQVKAGDFDTRP from the coding sequence ATGAACTTCTCCCAGGCCACCTGGCGGAAGAGCTCACTCAGCCAGGGAACGACCGACAACTGCGTTGAGGTCGCCCTTGTCTCCGACCTTGTCGCCGTCCGCGACTCCAAAGACCCCGGCGGTCCCAAGCTCGTCTTCTCCTCGGCGGGCTGGGCCGCCTTCCTCGGCCAGGTGAAGGCCGGAGACTTCGACACGCGTCCCTGA
- a CDS encoding helix-turn-helix domain-containing protein: MTTSRQSPTVRRRRLSAELRRLREAANMTADLVAERLEWSRGKLSRIENAQWQRPNPRDVRDLLDVYGVIDPGQREAMITLARESRQRGWWTTYKDVLAGSYVDLEAEASTISTFEPLVIPGLLQTPAYTAEITRAALVRDPAEVERRVALRMKRQCLLTQEDAPRFWAVIDEAALIRPLSSLLVVREQLQRLIETEPLEHVTIQVLPLAAGLHAGMAGQFVIMEFPEDPKIVYVETGTDGLYLEKPQELARYTLVFQHLCATALAPDASLAYLSDMIDKLK; the protein is encoded by the coding sequence ATGACCACCAGCAGGCAGAGTCCTACCGTCAGGCGCCGTCGCCTCTCGGCTGAGCTGCGCCGTTTGCGCGAAGCAGCGAACATGACCGCCGACTTGGTCGCCGAACGCCTGGAGTGGTCACGGGGCAAGCTCAGCCGGATCGAAAACGCCCAATGGCAACGTCCCAACCCTCGTGATGTACGGGACCTGCTCGACGTCTACGGCGTCATCGACCCCGGGCAACGCGAAGCGATGATCACCCTTGCCAGGGAGTCCCGCCAACGCGGTTGGTGGACCACCTACAAAGACGTATTGGCCGGTAGCTACGTCGACCTGGAAGCCGAAGCCTCGACCATCTCCACCTTCGAGCCCCTCGTGATCCCCGGCCTGCTGCAAACTCCCGCCTACACGGCGGAGATCACCCGTGCGGCACTCGTGCGCGATCCCGCCGAGGTCGAACGGCGCGTGGCACTGAGAATGAAGCGCCAGTGCCTTCTCACTCAGGAAGACGCGCCACGCTTCTGGGCCGTCATCGATGAAGCCGCGCTGATCCGCCCGCTGAGCTCACTGCTCGTCGTCCGGGAGCAACTTCAACGGCTCATTGAAACCGAACCCTTGGAGCACGTCACCATCCAGGTCCTCCCACTCGCCGCCGGCCTGCACGCGGGCATGGCCGGTCAGTTCGTCATCATGGAATTCCCGGAGGACCCGAAGATCGTCTATGTGGAGACCGGAACAGATGGCCTCTATCTGGAAAAGCCACAAGAGCTTGCCCGTTATACGCTGGTCTTCCAGCATCTGTGCGCAACGGCTCTTGCTCCCGACGCGTCCCTCGCCTATCTGTCCGACATGATCGACAAATTGAAGTGA
- a CDS encoding ATP-binding protein yields MSASRQTVCRYERQQAASARWSALRLLAHAEFPGTPYSVSTARLWVRELLSGRIADAVLDDVVLLLSEVVTNAVVHSDSGRTPGGSVMVCLGVGGGMVHVEVIDDGSATSVPFIRAANADSDGGRGLFLVETMASG; encoded by the coding sequence ATGAGCGCGTCCCGGCAGACCGTCTGCCGCTACGAACGACAACAGGCGGCCTCCGCCCGCTGGAGCGCTCTGCGCCTGCTCGCCCACGCGGAGTTCCCCGGCACGCCGTACTCGGTTTCCACGGCGCGTCTGTGGGTGCGCGAGCTCCTGTCCGGGAGGATCGCCGACGCCGTCCTCGACGACGTGGTGCTGTTGCTGAGCGAGGTGGTCACCAACGCCGTCGTCCACTCCGACTCGGGACGCACGCCCGGCGGCTCGGTGATGGTCTGCCTGGGCGTCGGCGGCGGCATGGTCCACGTCGAGGTGATCGACGACGGGTCCGCGACGAGCGTTCCCTTCATCCGCGCCGCCAACGCCGACAGCGACGGCGGGCGCGGCCTGTTCCTGGTGGAGACGATGGCGTCCGGATAG